A single region of the Phragmitibacter flavus genome encodes:
- the vccA gene encoding Verru_Chthon cassette protein A, with translation MKHHPSGMALLPVLFIISLITIIVVMFFSLSTLQYKSSTAQAAAQDVGSLRDTALNIAIGQLRQGTTEANALWISQPGAIRTYAANSGTASNIYKLYSAGEMTTAADGLTAAAQNLESDVPGTWNAMPQVYANLNEPTIRENGDLSFPIIDPRAMDSINPVYPVSQTPEGFRYSDKLAVSDATISGVRPPGTTPEDQRLPMPVRWIYILANGTYGVLDPTTKNFIPFQGQGVGSTPSPDNPIAGRIAFWTDDETSKVNINTASEGIHWDTPRAATPEDVEYAKQPPARNEVQRFGGHPASTSLSSVFFPGQRLLPGTPEHAIKLKQIYDMVPRVNFRSINDPKAPAAGILGANATPIAYDSDRLYASVDEFLFQAPSASSATPDVRPTQPLFASNPKQIARLRFFLTAESRAPETTSLGTPRMSLWPISGDPNKTSSYYTSFDRVAMFSTTLGGKTYSYRRYSSPTSALSEYGLNSAVAQDWNKNLKGNADLGDYLVALSANNLQGYPASMTDKFGSSNTAAGIISMLEYVRQTNIHDTTLSTAGTKVSPYDMGIWGKDTYGPSEAHGQIINVADTMVPPSIGDQLRADPDIRLNALNRIYTISEFGLVLSLAAENRTDGTKFNDALVTSLKLPPGYKAIQVGTVFEGFCPSQGYSMIAPAVGTWIDGLQYRTSPTTNAKSGLTIITSQSPNGRLPGGDITKTTPAIEQTKGLTSLNEWQRWGRWQHSVPSLAYLTGINMPSTIASKQSQGAKWWVGWGGSSGRYHYIDPPTDAIISGGYETNVKNVGVNNFYMTQFGETSSTSTHASQYSRGFYLVPSSDTHVTLKSTSPLELYSGYVNHGPNHSRILHVITIPPNMVVPVPKAPVARKPTWRQRLIDASAARARLPEIIDPNDVVRTWTVRHGDYRLSSLRENERPVIGQPSSLPEKHRLFAPHPSWNPAELPASELITAQDTLQIHSFTKSGGEWETPSARPSRGLANGVTYAAKNQPDFVRDPASAQYFPGKPSSYPYSVDPSETRDWDNGTGIAPDGAYWNKPDDVAQQWEGTIPPYFTAKPWDGVRPEQLNQTVAPNQLIPSAVMFGSISSGVHTGLPWTTYLFRPNLSPVGHLGEKGNAITGTLSGAPPDHAILDWFWMPVLQPYAVSEPFSTAGKINMNYRIVPFTHIKRATGLHAVMKSERLLAIPTSAGSTYKDYASATSNNGWRHYLDIEKTLIQWEDRFDAGQFFKTPGEICEQFLVPEGQNISSEDLSGIRSDMTDFWDDHKLSGDNTLERPYANLYPRLTTRSNTFRVHYLVQTVRKARTSDPLTYDPEKDNITGESQGDALIERAIDPNDPALSTPDYDYLGKANTGTLNTARSLDTLYTWRIRHLRNFGR, from the coding sequence ATGAAACATCACCCTTCCGGAATGGCCCTGCTCCCCGTTCTATTCATCATCTCGCTGATCACCATCATCGTGGTCATGTTCTTCAGCCTCTCGACGCTCCAATACAAATCCTCCACCGCCCAAGCCGCCGCCCAGGACGTCGGCAGCCTGCGCGACACCGCCCTCAACATCGCCATTGGCCAGCTTCGTCAAGGCACCACCGAAGCCAACGCCCTCTGGATCTCCCAACCTGGAGCCATTCGCACCTACGCCGCCAACAGCGGCACCGCCTCCAACATATACAAACTCTACAGCGCCGGAGAAATGACCACCGCCGCCGATGGACTTACCGCCGCCGCGCAAAATCTCGAATCCGACGTTCCCGGCACCTGGAACGCCATGCCCCAAGTCTACGCCAACCTCAACGAACCCACCATTCGCGAAAACGGCGACCTCTCCTTTCCCATTATCGACCCCCGCGCCATGGACTCCATCAATCCGGTCTATCCGGTCAGCCAAACCCCCGAAGGTTTTCGCTACTCCGACAAACTCGCCGTCAGCGACGCTACCATCAGCGGCGTCCGTCCGCCCGGCACCACTCCCGAAGATCAACGCCTCCCCATGCCCGTCCGCTGGATCTACATCCTCGCCAACGGCACCTACGGCGTGCTCGATCCCACCACCAAAAACTTCATCCCCTTCCAAGGGCAGGGAGTCGGCTCCACCCCATCCCCCGACAACCCCATCGCCGGCCGCATCGCCTTCTGGACCGACGACGAAACCAGCAAAGTCAACATCAACACCGCCAGCGAAGGCATCCACTGGGACACCCCTCGCGCCGCCACTCCCGAAGACGTCGAATACGCCAAACAACCTCCCGCCCGCAATGAAGTCCAGCGCTTCGGCGGCCACCCCGCCTCCACCAGCCTTAGCAGCGTCTTCTTCCCCGGCCAACGTCTCCTCCCTGGCACGCCGGAGCATGCCATCAAGCTCAAGCAGATCTACGACATGGTTCCCCGCGTCAATTTCCGCTCCATCAACGATCCAAAAGCCCCCGCCGCCGGAATTCTCGGTGCCAACGCCACCCCCATCGCCTACGACAGCGACCGCCTTTACGCCAGCGTCGACGAATTCCTCTTCCAGGCCCCAAGCGCCAGTTCCGCCACCCCTGACGTGCGCCCCACCCAACCCCTCTTCGCCAGCAACCCGAAACAAATTGCCCGACTGCGCTTCTTTCTCACCGCCGAAAGCCGCGCCCCCGAAACCACCTCCCTCGGCACCCCGCGCATGTCCCTTTGGCCCATCAGTGGCGATCCCAACAAAACCTCGAGCTACTACACCTCCTTCGACCGGGTCGCCATGTTCTCCACCACCCTCGGCGGCAAAACCTACAGCTACCGCCGCTACTCCAGCCCCACCAGCGCCCTCAGCGAATACGGCCTCAACTCCGCCGTCGCCCAAGACTGGAACAAAAACCTCAAAGGCAACGCCGACCTCGGCGACTACCTCGTCGCCCTCAGCGCCAACAATCTTCAGGGATACCCTGCGTCCATGACCGATAAATTCGGTTCATCCAATACCGCCGCCGGAATCATCTCCATGTTGGAATACGTCCGCCAGACCAACATCCACGACACCACCCTCTCCACCGCCGGCACCAAAGTCTCCCCCTACGACATGGGCATCTGGGGCAAAGACACCTACGGCCCCTCCGAAGCCCACGGACAAATCATCAACGTCGCCGACACCATGGTCCCTCCTTCCATCGGCGATCAACTTCGCGCCGACCCCGACATCCGCCTCAACGCCCTCAACCGCATCTACACCATCTCCGAATTCGGACTCGTCCTCAGCCTCGCCGCCGAAAACCGCACCGACGGCACCAAATTTAATGATGCCCTAGTCACCAGCCTCAAACTTCCACCCGGCTACAAAGCCATCCAGGTCGGCACCGTTTTCGAAGGCTTCTGCCCCAGCCAGGGTTACTCCATGATCGCCCCCGCCGTCGGCACGTGGATTGACGGCCTCCAGTATCGCACCTCGCCGACCACCAACGCAAAATCCGGCCTCACCATCATCACCAGCCAAAGCCCCAATGGCCGTCTTCCAGGAGGAGACATCACCAAAACCACTCCGGCCATTGAACAGACGAAAGGCCTCACCTCCCTCAACGAATGGCAACGCTGGGGTCGCTGGCAGCATTCCGTCCCCAGCCTGGCCTACCTCACCGGCATCAACATGCCAAGCACCATCGCCAGCAAACAATCCCAGGGAGCCAAATGGTGGGTCGGATGGGGCGGCTCCAGCGGACGCTACCACTACATCGACCCGCCCACCGACGCCATCATCAGCGGCGGCTACGAAACCAATGTCAAAAACGTGGGCGTCAACAATTTCTACATGACCCAATTCGGCGAGACCAGCTCCACCTCCACCCACGCCTCCCAATACAGCCGCGGATTCTACCTCGTCCCCAGCAGCGACACCCACGTCACCCTAAAATCCACCAGCCCGCTCGAACTCTACAGCGGCTACGTCAACCACGGTCCCAATCACTCCCGCATTCTTCACGTCATCACCATTCCCCCCAACATGGTCGTGCCCGTGCCCAAAGCTCCCGTCGCCCGCAAGCCCACCTGGCGGCAACGCTTAATCGATGCCAGTGCCGCCCGTGCACGTCTCCCCGAAATCATCGACCCCAACGACGTGGTCAGAACCTGGACTGTTCGCCACGGCGACTACCGCCTCTCCTCCCTCCGCGAGAATGAGAGACCCGTCATCGGTCAACCCAGCAGCCTTCCCGAAAAACATCGGCTTTTCGCACCTCATCCCAGTTGGAATCCCGCCGAACTGCCCGCCTCCGAACTGATCACCGCACAAGACACCCTTCAAATTCATTCCTTCACCAAATCCGGTGGCGAATGGGAAACCCCCTCCGCGCGTCCGTCTCGCGGACTGGCAAACGGCGTCACCTACGCCGCGAAAAATCAGCCTGACTTCGTCCGCGATCCCGCCTCCGCTCAATACTTCCCCGGCAAACCCTCCTCCTACCCCTACAGCGTCGACCCCTCCGAAACCCGCGACTGGGACAACGGCACCGGCATCGCCCCCGATGGCGCTTACTGGAACAAACCCGATGACGTTGCCCAACAATGGGAAGGCACCATCCCCCCCTACTTTACCGCCAAACCCTGGGACGGCGTCCGCCCTGAACAACTCAATCAAACCGTCGCCCCCAACCAGCTCATCCCCTCCGCCGTCATGTTCGGCAGCATCTCCTCCGGAGTCCACACCGGCCTACCTTGGACCACCTACCTCTTCCGCCCCAACCTCTCGCCCGTCGGTCACCTTGGCGAAAAAGGCAACGCCATCACCGGCACCCTGTCCGGCGCACCGCCCGACCACGCCATTCTCGACTGGTTTTGGATGCCCGTGTTGCAACCCTATGCCGTCAGCGAACCCTTCTCCACCGCCGGCAAGATCAACATGAACTACCGCATCGTCCCCTTCACCCACATCAAACGCGCCACCGGCCTCCACGCCGTGATGAAAAGCGAACGTCTCCTCGCCATCCCCACCAGTGCCGGCAGCACCTACAAAGACTACGCCTCCGCCACTTCCAACAACGGTTGGCGTCACTACCTCGACATCGAAAAAACCCTCATCCAGTGGGAAGATCGCTTCGATGCCGGACAATTCTTCAAAACCCCCGGCGAAATCTGCGAACAATTCCTCGTGCCCGAAGGCCAGAACATTTCCTCCGAAGACCTCAGCGGCATCCGTTCCGACATGACCGACTTCTGGGACGACCACAAACTCAGCGGCGACAACACCCTCGAACGCCCCTACGCCAACCTCTACCCCCGCCTCACCACCCGCTCCAACACCTTCCGCGTCCACTACCTCGTCCAAACCGTCCGCAAAGCCCGCACCAGCGACCCGCTCACCTACGATCCCGAAAAAGACAACATCACCGGCGAATCCCAGGGGGACGCCCTCATCGAACGCGCCATCGATCCCAACGATCCCGCCCTCAGCACCCCCGACTACGACTACCTTGGCAAAGCCAACACCGGCACCCTCAACACCGCCAGGTCCCTCGACACCCTCTACACCTGGCGAATCCGCCACCTGCGAAACTTCGGTCGGTAA
- the vccC gene encoding Verru_Chthon cassette protein C, translating to MKFPLPSSSFAGSGPSLDAKKSRQAFTLVELLVSVGIFSIVLVAMGEMVNAVLNQLRIAEARFSQFQESQAAFDSMTRRLSTCEINPYYDYQYPGSPPDTSAVPTKYDLESDLHFVTGPSSSGSRALLSSGDHPTHAAFFHGTYGLTDTPAWQELGTLLNSWGYFLEFGDDDNHRATFLNDASTSPKRYRYRLKELQVPAEELRTYAAKLNTKNSATDLYAWFRTAVTANHSHTLAENVVALVISPLLASPDASVYEKETDLAPDYFYDTRAYQHNAASTNLMQRTRHKLPPLLQITLVAIDEASAQRLADEHGSSMPNLYPGNLFTDATRLNEDLTTLEATLTERKLRYRVFTTTIRLRNAKWTSNP from the coding sequence ATGAAGTTTCCCCTCCCATCATCTTCATTCGCGGGATCTGGCCCATCTCTGGATGCCAAAAAATCCCGCCAGGCCTTCACCCTGGTGGAGCTGCTCGTCAGCGTCGGCATCTTCTCCATCGTCCTTGTCGCCATGGGCGAGATGGTCAACGCCGTCCTCAACCAGCTTCGCATCGCCGAAGCCCGCTTCAGCCAGTTCCAAGAATCCCAGGCCGCTTTCGACAGCATGACGCGCCGACTCTCCACCTGCGAAATCAACCCTTACTACGACTACCAATACCCAGGGTCTCCCCCCGATACCAGCGCCGTTCCGACGAAGTATGATCTGGAGTCCGACCTCCACTTCGTCACCGGTCCCTCCAGCAGCGGCAGCCGCGCCCTCCTCTCCTCAGGAGACCACCCCACCCACGCCGCCTTCTTCCATGGAACCTACGGCCTCACCGACACCCCCGCCTGGCAGGAACTCGGCACCTTGCTCAACAGTTGGGGTTACTTCCTCGAGTTTGGCGACGACGACAACCATCGCGCCACTTTCCTCAACGACGCCAGCACCTCCCCAAAACGCTACCGCTACCGACTCAAAGAATTGCAAGTCCCCGCAGAAGAGCTCCGCACCTACGCTGCCAAACTTAACACCAAAAACTCCGCCACCGACCTCTACGCCTGGTTCCGCACCGCCGTCACCGCCAACCACTCCCATACCCTTGCCGAAAACGTCGTTGCCCTCGTCATCAGCCCCCTTCTCGCCTCACCCGATGCCAGCGTTTACGAAAAAGAAACCGACCTCGCCCCCGACTACTTCTACGACACCCGCGCCTATCAACACAACGCCGCCAGCACCAATTTGATGCAACGCACCCGCCACAAACTCCCGCCACTGCTGCAAATTACCCTGGTCGCCATCGACGAAGCCTCCGCCCAACGTCTCGCCGACGAACACGGCAGCAGCATGCCCAACCTCTACCCTGGCAACCTCTTCACCGACGCCACCCGCCTCAACGAAGACCTCACGACCCTCGAAGCCACCCTCACCGAGCGCAAACTTCGCTACCGCGTCTTCACCACCACCATCCGGCTGCGCAACGCCAAATGGACCTCCAACCCCTGA
- a CDS encoding N-acetylglucosamine-6-phosphate deacetylase, protein MRLNLQPIAASGFTTARHYRTGEPLHVRWENHQLTLVTPGYEEACDDQWIAPGLFDLQVNGYAGIDFQNDHALSREALLHVVRTLRSDGCHRFLLTLITTEWPSLLHRLRRFREIIHADPELHAAIPGWHIEGPFISAEPGYIGAHCPECARDANPQDIRDLKNLVGNDPLLLTLAPERSGSLDTIREAVRNGFIVSFGHTNATRDQLEAAHQAGASAFTHLGNGCPQLLDRHDNLLWRVLDKPRLHTGIIADGIHVSPQLFRIMHRLLPDPLVWWTTDAMAAASAEPGTYTIGKTSVTVGTDGIVRHPTTGGFAGSSLTPIEAIRRGSQMLDRPWRECWDFLSTNPAKIMGLTSDLQPGFPSGFQLLRHASVNEYTPVPCVSPIASHLGMARPSKRSVKKPQPAALME, encoded by the coding sequence ATGCGACTCAACCTTCAGCCCATCGCCGCCAGCGGATTCACCACCGCCCGGCACTACCGAACCGGCGAACCCCTCCACGTGCGTTGGGAAAACCATCAACTCACCCTGGTCACCCCCGGCTACGAAGAGGCCTGTGACGACCAATGGATCGCCCCCGGCCTCTTCGACCTCCAGGTCAACGGCTACGCGGGTATCGACTTTCAAAACGACCACGCCCTCTCCCGCGAAGCCCTCCTTCACGTCGTGCGCACCCTGCGCAGCGACGGCTGTCATCGCTTCCTCCTCACGCTTATCACCACCGAGTGGCCCAGCCTCCTCCACCGCCTGCGCCGCTTTCGCGAAATCATCCACGCCGACCCCGAACTCCACGCTGCCATCCCCGGCTGGCACATCGAAGGCCCCTTCATCTCCGCCGAACCCGGCTACATCGGTGCCCACTGTCCCGAATGCGCCCGCGATGCCAATCCGCAAGACATCCGCGACCTCAAAAACCTCGTCGGCAACGATCCCCTCCTCCTCACCCTCGCCCCTGAACGCAGCGGCTCCCTCGACACCATTCGCGAAGCCGTTCGCAACGGATTCATCGTCAGCTTCGGCCACACCAACGCCACCCGCGACCAGCTCGAAGCCGCCCACCAGGCCGGAGCCAGCGCCTTCACCCACCTCGGCAACGGTTGTCCCCAACTCCTTGATCGACACGACAATCTCCTCTGGCGCGTCCTCGACAAACCCAGGCTCCACACCGGCATCATCGCCGACGGCATCCACGTCTCCCCCCAGCTCTTCCGTATCATGCACCGACTTCTCCCCGACCCGCTCGTCTGGTGGACCACCGATGCCATGGCCGCCGCCAGCGCCGAACCCGGCACCTACACCATCGGCAAAACTTCCGTCACTGTCGGCACCGATGGCATCGTCCGCCATCCCACCACCGGAGGCTTCGCCGGCTCCTCCCTCACCCCCATTGAAGCCATTCGCCGCGGCAGCCAGATGCTCGACCGACCCTGGCGCGAATGCTGGGACTTCCTCTCCACCAACCCCGCCAAAATCATGGGGCTCACCTCCGACCTCCAACCTGGTTTTCCCTCCGGCTTTCAACTCCTCCGACACGCCTCCGTCAACGAATACACACCCGTCCCATGCGTATCGCCCATCGCCTCCCATCTTGGAATGGCGCGTCCTTCCAAACGCTCTGTGAAAAAGCCGCAGCCAGCGGCGCTCATGGAGTAG
- a CDS encoding fumarate reductase/succinate dehydrogenase flavoprotein subunit translates to MSDPTLNARIPSGPLAQKWSKHKQDSKLINPANKRKFTVLVVGSGLAGASAAATLSELGYKVKCFCFHDSPRRAHSIAAQGGINAAKNYQNDGDSVYRLFYDTIKGGDFRAREANVYRLAEVSANIIDQCVAQGVPLAREYGGLLANRSFGGAQVSRTFYARGQTGQQLLLGAYSALSKEIARGNVQMYNRTEMLELVLVDGHAKGIVVRNLVTGEVTSHSGDAVILATGGYGNAFFLSTNAMTCNVTAAWRAHKKGAYFANPCYTQIHPTCIPVSGDYQSKLTLMSESLRNDGRVWVPMNAADCDKRASDIPEEARDYFLERKYPSFGNLAPRDISSRSAKEACDEGRGVGPGKLGVYLDFADAILRYGKDKAGGRELSNEELYKLGQPVVAEKYGNLFEMYERITGENAYEQPMRIYPAVHYTMGGLWVDYNLMSNVPGLHVLGEANFSDHGANRLGASALMQGLADGYFVIPYTIANYLASQKPGSVTTSHPAFAQAVEEVSARTHRFLNIKGKRSVDSLHRELGLLLWEKCGMARSREGLMEALKRIPELREEFWNNLHIPGSNAQFNQELEKAGRVADFMEFGELMCRDALEREESCGGHFRVEHQYTREDEDAKRGQAGEALRNDEKFAYVAAWGYSGDVSKPELHKEPLEYEEVHLAVRSYV, encoded by the coding sequence ATGTCCGATCCTACCCTAAATGCCCGCATTCCATCTGGTCCGCTTGCGCAAAAATGGTCCAAGCACAAGCAGGACTCAAAGTTGATCAACCCGGCCAACAAGCGCAAATTTACGGTGCTGGTGGTGGGCAGTGGACTGGCGGGTGCGTCAGCGGCGGCGACATTGTCGGAACTGGGTTACAAGGTGAAGTGTTTCTGTTTCCATGACAGTCCGCGTCGGGCACACAGCATTGCCGCACAGGGTGGGATCAATGCAGCCAAAAATTATCAGAACGACGGCGATAGCGTTTACCGTTTGTTTTATGACACCATCAAGGGCGGTGACTTCCGGGCTCGTGAGGCGAATGTTTATCGACTCGCGGAGGTGAGTGCGAACATCATTGACCAGTGTGTAGCGCAAGGCGTGCCGCTGGCGCGTGAGTATGGGGGGTTGCTGGCAAACCGTTCATTTGGTGGCGCCCAGGTGAGCCGGACCTTTTATGCCCGTGGACAAACCGGACAGCAGTTGTTGTTGGGAGCGTATTCGGCGTTGAGCAAGGAGATCGCGAGGGGCAATGTGCAGATGTATAATCGCACGGAGATGCTGGAGTTGGTGCTGGTCGATGGACATGCCAAGGGCATTGTGGTTCGCAATTTGGTGACGGGTGAAGTGACCAGTCATTCCGGGGATGCGGTCATTTTGGCGACGGGCGGATACGGCAATGCGTTTTTCCTTTCGACGAACGCGATGACCTGCAACGTGACGGCGGCGTGGCGTGCGCACAAGAAGGGGGCCTATTTTGCCAATCCTTGTTATACGCAGATTCATCCGACGTGCATTCCGGTCAGTGGCGATTACCAGAGCAAGCTGACGTTGATGTCGGAGTCGTTGCGAAATGATGGTCGCGTTTGGGTGCCGATGAATGCGGCGGATTGTGACAAGCGGGCCAGCGATATTCCGGAGGAGGCGAGGGACTACTTTTTGGAACGCAAATACCCGAGCTTCGGCAACCTGGCACCGCGTGATATTTCAAGTCGTTCGGCCAAGGAGGCCTGTGATGAGGGGCGTGGGGTGGGTCCGGGCAAGCTGGGGGTTTACCTCGATTTTGCGGATGCCATTTTGCGTTACGGCAAGGACAAGGCGGGTGGCAGGGAGCTTTCCAATGAGGAGCTTTACAAGTTGGGTCAGCCGGTGGTGGCGGAGAAGTATGGCAACTTGTTTGAGATGTATGAGCGCATCACGGGCGAGAACGCCTATGAGCAGCCGATGCGGATTTATCCGGCGGTGCATTACACGATGGGCGGTCTATGGGTTGACTACAACTTGATGAGCAATGTGCCGGGCCTGCATGTGTTGGGAGAGGCGAATTTTTCAGATCATGGCGCCAACCGTCTGGGCGCAAGTGCGCTGATGCAGGGGCTCGCGGATGGGTATTTTGTGATCCCGTATACGATTGCGAATTATTTAGCGTCGCAGAAGCCGGGTTCGGTCACCACCAGTCATCCGGCGTTCGCGCAGGCAGTGGAAGAGGTGAGTGCGCGCACCCATCGTTTCCTGAACATCAAAGGCAAACGTAGTGTGGACAGTTTGCATCGGGAGCTTGGTCTGTTGCTCTGGGAGAAATGCGGGATGGCCCGGAGCAGGGAAGGGCTGATGGAGGCGCTCAAACGCATTCCTGAACTGCGTGAGGAGTTTTGGAACAACTTGCATATTCCGGGAAGCAACGCGCAGTTTAACCAGGAGTTGGAAAAAGCCGGACGGGTGGCGGACTTCATGGAGTTCGGCGAATTGATGTGTCGCGATGCTCTGGAGCGTGAGGAGAGCTGCGGCGGGCATTTCCGGGTGGAGCATCAATACACCAGAGAAGATGAGGATGCCAAACGGGGTCAGGCGGGCGAAGCGTTGCGGAACGACGAGAAGTTCGCTTATGTGGCGGCCTGGGGCTACAGCGGTGATGTTTCCAAGCCGGAATTGCACAAAGAGCCTCTTGAGTATGAAGAGGTGCACCTGGCAGTGAGGAGCTATGTTTGA
- a CDS encoding succinate dehydrogenase cytochrome b subunit gives MSALYSSIFAFLRSSLGRKMIIAVTGLGLAFFVLGHMAGNLLIFLGPEALNAYGHKLKSMGPLLWVARIGLLVMVGLHIYFTIKLTQENRVARGDSGYAVKKPRRSTLASRTMIVSGLILLAFIVFHVLQFTVHAGNEYGTAAYANYDLAGTKVHDVYAMVVHGFSSWLVSGFYILSMALLCLHLSHGVSSVFQSLGLTTQRTWPLFKAVGIGYAMLIFVGNISIPLSVLFGIVK, from the coding sequence ATGAGCGCCCTTTATTCGTCAATCTTCGCCTTTTTACGCTCCTCTCTCGGAAGAAAAATGATCATTGCCGTGACCGGTCTTGGCCTGGCGTTTTTTGTGCTGGGGCACATGGCTGGGAATTTGTTGATCTTCCTGGGGCCTGAGGCATTGAACGCTTACGGACACAAGCTGAAGAGCATGGGGCCGTTGTTGTGGGTGGCGCGGATAGGATTGTTGGTGATGGTGGGTTTGCACATTTATTTCACGATCAAGTTGACGCAGGAGAATCGGGTGGCACGTGGGGATTCGGGATATGCGGTGAAGAAGCCGCGCCGGTCGACTTTGGCTTCACGGACGATGATTGTGAGCGGTCTGATCTTGCTGGCGTTCATCGTGTTTCACGTTCTACAGTTCACGGTGCATGCGGGGAATGAATATGGCACGGCGGCGTATGCCAATTACGATCTGGCGGGAACGAAGGTGCATGACGTGTATGCGATGGTGGTGCACGGGTTTTCCAGCTGGCTGGTTTCGGGGTTTTACATCTTGTCGATGGCGCTTTTGTGCCTGCACTTGAGCCACGGGGTTTCAAGTGTGTTCCAGTCGCTTGGTCTGACGACGCAACGCACCTGGCCGCTGTTCAAGGCGGTGGGTATTGGTTATGCGATGCTGATTTTTGTTGGCAATATTTCAATCCCTCTGTCGGTGCTGTTTGGCATCGTGAAGTAA
- a CDS encoding glucosamine-6-phosphate deaminase: MTTIAATQFQVDDLTVQIHPTVEDLASTAAQAAADILQSAIDENGKASVIFATANSQVAFLDALISGQGTRWNIDWSKVTMFHMDEYLGLPHTHPASFRHYMMKNVEPRLKPRAFHYLEGDALEPLDAMQTYAELLAEHAPDLCCLGIGENGHLAFNDPPVADFNDPHPIKIVKLDEPCRMQQVGEGHFPHLDAVPPYALTLTIPALCAAKHMLAIVPEKRKAQAVLDTLTGPISTACPGSYLRTQPHCILFLDEESASLLPTAM; the protein is encoded by the coding sequence ATGACCACCATCGCAGCCACCCAATTTCAAGTCGACGACCTCACCGTTCAAATCCACCCCACCGTCGAGGACCTCGCCTCCACCGCCGCCCAGGCCGCCGCCGACATCCTCCAGTCCGCCATCGACGAAAACGGCAAGGCCTCCGTCATCTTCGCCACCGCCAACTCCCAGGTCGCCTTTCTCGACGCCCTGATCAGCGGTCAAGGCACCCGCTGGAACATCGATTGGTCAAAAGTCACCATGTTCCACATGGACGAATACCTCGGACTCCCCCACACCCATCCCGCCAGTTTCCGCCATTACATGATGAAAAACGTCGAACCGCGCCTTAAGCCGCGTGCCTTCCACTACCTCGAAGGCGACGCCCTCGAACCCCTCGACGCCATGCAAACCTACGCCGAACTTCTCGCCGAACACGCCCCCGACCTCTGCTGCCTCGGCATCGGCGAAAATGGCCACCTCGCCTTCAACGACCCTCCCGTCGCCGACTTCAACGACCCGCATCCCATCAAAATCGTCAAACTCGACGAACCCTGCCGCATGCAACAAGTCGGCGAGGGCCACTTCCCCCATCTCGACGCCGTCCCCCCCTACGCCCTCACCCTTACCATCCCCGCCCTCTGTGCGGCCAAACACATGCTCGCCATCGTCCCCGAAAAGCGCAAAGCCCAGGCCGTTCTCGACACCCTCACCGGCCCCATCTCCACCGCCTGCCCCGGTTCCTATCTCCGCACCCAACCCCACTGCATCCTCTTCCTCGACGAAGAATCCGCCAGCCTGCTCCCCACCGCCATGTGA
- the vccD gene encoding Verru_Chthon cassette protein D — MNHSTSSRHRSRAFTLIEVLIVVTIMALLLSVTASVSQGVVNSMNFRQAIQNVKTQLEAARQSAMTTNRSVMVRLIEGEDEFGNPIWNGLQIGSAESIVDPAAANYATPVSGSFEPQFKAIDSIETLPTGFVFHPASTYSTLLSNHASLNTGTMTDSAGSSRKYTAFSFLPDGRCSLPSDTDWTLTLVREQDIKAATLPADYATIQLDPRTARTRVYRR; from the coding sequence ATGAACCACTCTACCAGTTCACGTCACCGGAGCCGCGCCTTCACCCTCATTGAGGTCCTCATTGTCGTGACCATCATGGCCCTGCTCCTATCTGTCACTGCCAGCGTTTCCCAAGGCGTGGTCAACTCCATGAACTTCCGGCAGGCCATTCAAAACGTCAAAACCCAGCTCGAAGCCGCCCGCCAATCCGCCATGACCACCAATCGCAGCGTCATGGTGCGCCTCATCGAAGGCGAAGACGAGTTTGGCAACCCCATCTGGAACGGCCTTCAAATCGGCTCCGCCGAATCCATCGTCGATCCCGCTGCCGCCAATTACGCCACCCCTGTGTCCGGCAGCTTCGAACCCCAGTTCAAAGCCATCGACTCCATCGAGACCCTCCCCACCGGCTTCGTTTTCCACCCTGCCAGCACCTACTCCACTCTGCTTTCCAATCACGCCAGTCTCAACACCGGCACCATGACCGATTCCGCTGGCAGTAGCAGAAAATACACCGCCTTCAGTTTCCTTCCCGACGGACGTTGCTCGCTGCCCAGCGACACCGACTGGACCCTCACCCTAGTTCGCGAGCAGGACATCAAAGCCGCCACCCTCCCCGCCGATTACGCCACCATCCAGCTCGACCCCCGCACCGCCCGCACCCGCGTCTACCGCCGATAA